A region of Gracilinanus agilis isolate LMUSP501 chromosome 3, AgileGrace, whole genome shotgun sequence DNA encodes the following proteins:
- the LOC123239673 gene encoding NEDD4-binding protein 2-like 2 has translation MERNHKLSIPVSAEEVEYSTSKAFIGPIYKSPEENKRDKRKHHTKKVTGGLENKQSLSSNKLDIDNELSQFYKEIQELESEKEDLEDNCQEFKPTQEQFGLCDQGLYNENLKSDEEKKDTWFSTIQSPPGVEQYFSKEPVGWNTEYAINGPVEPTFLNNPIPSFRPEWQSLEPSLVPQGLFPPGFNYHLNVQRFNPSPSPPPNVFHAPDVKLCEMYNGYNVNSRYTNWNCPAFDQTNRYSDCDGSNSSTQASRNGCNEQDGRDSNGFCETREESWEDPSLFQMEKTDRLLHQEFHEEKLKRLLILLRGLPGSGKTTLSRVLLGQNRGGIVFSTDDYFRHQNGYTYNVKQLGDAHDWNQSRAKKAIDQGRSPVIIDNTNTQAWEMKPYVEMAIGKGYRVEFHEPETWWKFDPEELEKRNKHGVSREKIAQMLDHYEFKMSISIVMNSVEPPHRRSERLRRQRWGGCLDSWNHFDVAK, from the coding sequence atggaaagaaatcaCAAGTTATCTATCCCAGTTAGTGCAGAAGAAGTGGAATATAGCACAAGCAAAGCATTCATAGGACCTATTTACAAAAGTCCTGAGGAAAATAAACGAGATAAAAGAAAACATCACACAAAAAAAGTCACTGGTGGACTGGAAAACAAACAAAGCCTTTCTTCTAATAAACTGGATATAGATAATGAGTTATCTCAGTTTTACAAAGAAATTCAGGAGCTTGAGAGTGAAAAAGAAGATTTGGAAGATAATTGCCAGGAATTTAAACCCACTCAGGAACAATTTGGTTTATGTGATCAAGGCCTTTACAATGAAAACTTAAAAtctgatgaagaaaagaaagatacttGGTTTAGTACTATACAATCACCTCCTGGTGTTGAGCAATATTTTAGTAAGGAGCCAGTTGGTTGGAATACTGAATATGCAATTAATGGACCAGTAGAACCTACATTTTTAAACAACCCAATTCCTTCCTTTAGGCCCGAATGGCAGTCATTGGAACCCTCTTTAGTTCCTCAAGGCCTTTTTCCTcctggatttaattatcatttaaatGTTCAAAGATTTAACCCCTCTCCATCTCCACCACCAAATGTTTTTCATGCTCCAGATgttaaattatgtgaaatgtaCAATGGATATAATGTAAACAGTCGCTACACAAATTGGAATTGTCCAGCATTTGACCAGACTAACAGATATTCTGATTGTGATGGGAGTAATAGTAGCACACAGGCCTCTAGAAATGGATGTAATGAGCAAGATGGACGAGACAGTAATGGTTTCTGTGAAACAAGAGAAGAATCTTGGGAAGACCCTTCTTTATTCCAGATGGAAAAAACAGACAGGCTTTTACACCAGGAGTTCCATGAGGAAAAGCTAAAGAGGCTACTTATCCTTTTAAGAGGTCTGCCTGGATCAGGGAAAACAACACTGTCTCGTGTTCTTCTTGGTCAGAATCGTGGTGGCATTGTCTTCAGCACTGATGACTACTTTCGGCATCAAAATGGGTACACATATAATGTCAAACAACTTGGTGATGCTCATGACTGGAACCAGAGCAGAGCAAAGAAAGCTATTGACCAGGGAAGATCTCCAGTAATAATAGATAACACTAATACTCAAGCTTGGGAAATGAAACCATATGTGGAAATGGCTATAGGCAAAGGATATCGAGTGGAGTTCCATGAACCAGAAACGTGGTGGAAATTTGATCctgaagaattagaaaagagGAATAAACATGGAGTGTCTCGTGAAAAGATTGCTCAGATGTTGGATCACtatgaatttaaaatgtccatCTCTATTGTAATGAATTCAGTGGAACCTCCACATAGAAGGTCTGAGAGGCTTCGAAGACAGAGGTGGGGAGGCTGTCTAGACTCATGGAATCACTTTGATGTTGCAAAATAA